The Mobula hypostoma chromosome 1, sMobHyp1.1, whole genome shotgun sequence genome includes the window TCCGTATGAGATTACATAGCAAAATCTTCAACTGCATAAATATCGAGGTTTTGTATATTTGCAATTGATATacttttgttttctctggaatatgTTTTCCATGTGTTTTTTCCCTCTGTGTCCGTACTGTATTCCATTATATAAACAATGCGACTAAATTGTACGGTGAAAAATTTTAGGTATGGTCGTTTAAGTTCCATTTTCTTTCGCTGATATGGGATTGTAATATTTTACATACAATGTAAGTTTTTGTGGAGATTACCAGTGACAACAAGTTGTAATTACACTAAGTGTCAATGCAACGTCCATAGAACAACGAACATTTTAATTATTCGAAAGTCAGTTTTATCTTATTCACAAATTCCACAAAACTTACTTTCAAGAACTTAtttcctgtctttgtaaatagaAACACGTCTTAATTTCTTTTAAATTTAGTGCCAGAAGAATAACAAGCTCAAAGCATTTGCTGAAAAAATATGTCCAAACATTAGCTAAAtcaacagatttttaaaatgacAGAAATAAAAGTAATGAGTTCAATATGATCTGTTCAGCACATGGAACGTTTGGTTGAAAAGCATCAAATAACCAGTTCGAACGACATTCTTACAACAGAAATTTTTTGAGCAGAAAAATTTGAAGAGTTTCCTTCTTTAACTCTATAAGCTGTAACTTAACGCATGGAATTCGGTCAGTTAGCTTGGTCCAGGCCATTAACTGAATCACGAAAACTACAAGTGGCAAATAATGTATGTAACACACTGTACATGTCCAATTGAAAACGGATTTTTGGCCGGGTTTGAAATACTATAGGTAATAGATAAATATAACTATTTTATGGCAAATAATTTGTTTGTAAGATTGTGGGTTTTTTTCTAACACGTCCTCAGTAGCTGGCGACTTCAAGCCATTCGACTCGCCTCAAAAATATACGCAGGGTAAAGACACATGCCGAGTTACACTACATTTCTTTCCGGATCCAAATTGAGCGTTTAGAAAGGTTTTGTGCTAATTTGGTAGAGTCACAGTCATGAACCAGTTGATGTAGGTTCCTGGTAATTGCAGCAACAATTAAGCTCATAATCTCTGATAAGTGCAGCGCAAcatcatttcaattttacagagAGGTCCTTGGCGACGTAGTCATATTTGTATTAAATTCAAAAATGAAGATAAGATGtgaatacaagaaataaattacGAATTCTAGAAAACAAACAAGATCCTGCCTGCATTTTAAATATCAGATAATTTCCAGGCCTTATGCGTTGAACTTGAGAAGCAGCGTCATTGCAATTGGGCATTTTCCACCTTTTTATACAAAAGAGAATTTGTATTTTCAAAGCCGCTTCACAATACTCTCCGTATTCATTCCAAGAACGAAGGGGCTTGTATGATGCACTATGTATTGTTTTAATTAACGCAATCTGCATTATGAAAATATGCTTTATGAGTTTATCAAGAGAATACGTATACAATCACTTACTGGCCCCCAATCGAAAAAAAGTTTACATTCTTTGCAGTTTGCACCCACAGACCACGAGATAATATGCGAATTGCATGCCGTCATGTTACGATAGTTTAGCCTTTTAATTAACCTGGGAAAAAAAACTGATTGTGGGGTGTTCTGGCTCATTTTTGTGAATTTGTAATTGTAACAACATCCTCCTGACTCTTATTCTGTGCGATGGGCCAGCTGATTGAAATCGTTGTACTGTTTAATTAACCGGGGCATTTATGGCAATAAGAAAGTTATCTCTGCTGCGCTGCCTCCAGTTTGTAAAACAGTTCATCTGAAATGGCGAGATTGGTAATTCGTGTCTAATACTCAGCACTAATATGTTTGATATGCGCCGCAGATCACATGGCTGGCGTAGCAAATATTTTGTAACACGCTTTATCTCACTGTTTACACTTTAAATACACGCTTTTATTTTAGGGGATCTCGTTCTGTTTACATACCCTACAACATCATTTTCCCAGATTATAGCATTATAATTGTAATGTAAAAATTGTGAATTTGACTTTCATCCAATTAACATGTACGCAAATAATTTATAAATCcaattaattataaaaaaaatctttaaaacgTCTTTAGTTAAGAAAGACACCATCTTGAAGCTTGTAGGAACCGAAATACAAATGTACAGGGGTATTCAATGAAATATGAACAGATATGAATAACTTTCCTTTGGATAGTGTATATTATTGAGCTAAGCGATATTTGAAAGATCAGGCTCAACTTGCATTCGATTTTTTTTGCCTCTGGCTTTCAAGAAGGGTAAATGTACGTGGGTGTGATCTGGGAAATGAAGGGCATTTAAACGGTGATCTTCAAAATGATAATTCCATTGAATAAGCACAAATTGAGGAATTTGGCATTTAATTTGAGGAAATATTTACAGGTCATACTTGACTATTGAattatttctaaagctttttttATGCTAAAATTAGGTGTGAAAGTTACCTTCCTACAAATTTCTGCTGCCCTCTTCTGCTAAAATCTGTATCTGTTTTTCATCTTAAGCATCAAGAGGCAAGACAACCAGAAAACTTGTCATTTGCAGTGAAGTAGAGCCAGGTTTCCACATCACTATTTAGATTAATTGAGAGAGAAGTGAAACAAGTGACCAGATTTCAAAAATCCtctgtcttttattttttttacatggTCTCACCCTTGCCTGACTCCATAAACACCTCTAGCCACCACAGTCCAGCTGCTCTCCAACCCCATTAACCAGATATTTGAGCCTTACCAATTCTGATCTCCTCATCATCTCCAATTTCAATGGCTGAAGTATTGGTGGTTCAGCTTTCATCTGGTAAAACCCTgagatgtggaatttgttgccctcAGCATTCTGCATTAATATTTGCCAACATGACTAAGTCTCAAATGTTGTTTCATAATGCACTTCTGAAATATTACAATGCTTCATCATATATTTGGTGCCACataaatacaaggtgttgctgctGTTTAGGACTGAAATTTGGAAATACATTTTTACTACTTGGAATTTTCTCCCAATAAAATGACAATACATTGATTACGTTTTCAAGGCTGAGATGAATAGAATTTGAAGAATTAAGCAGACAAATTAAACTGAGATACAAATCACGCACACACTGATTAAAACTGGAGAGGTAGGATAAGCTGTTGCCGTTTCAGGCAGCTTTATAATAAATTCTTGTTAAAGTAACAGCCCTGATATGAATGCATCTCAATAAAACTGATGaaattatttactttatttattatgcATGGAATATAAAATGCAATTAGGCCCTTCAAAATTATTTGTTTTCAGATCATCTGAACTTGTTTTGGTTGTAGAAAATGTTTTACTAATATGATTGTTATGTATCTACCTGTAAATGGATAAAAATTAACATTTAGTGTAACCTTCTGATATATTCACTTCCCCTTTCACATTACCCGAATAGCTGAAGTTAGAAACCTAACTATGTTATGCAACAAAGCATTCTGGATGTTCTACCTGTTTTCTTTTTTGAAAGCCAGATATTATTTATTTAAGCAGGAAGAGGCGGTAAGAGTTTGTACGGTTCTTCACACCTATTTTTAAAAGTTAGATCACCATAGATTTAACTCAATAGTAAAGAACATCTTGCAAATATTTCTTCAAAATCATTAACACCAAAACTTGcaaccacaacctatggactcactttgaaggactcttcatctcatattctcaatacttattgcttatttattgattgttttcatttctgtcttcatgcacttgcacagtttgctgtcttttgcagtcTGGTTGAAAGCACAAGTTGCTGTAGTCTttcattatagttattattctattatggatttattgagtatgcctacaagaaaataaacccTAGGGTTGTATAAGATGACATatatttattttgataataaatttactttgaactttaaaaagaagtacatttatttcagtttttcaaTAGCTTGAAGAATTGCACACTAAACATTTGTCAATTACAATTTTGGATCAAAAAGTGACTTTGTAAAGTGTGACATCTGCTTGTTTTAGTTTATATCTAATTTTATACGTTACCTAACAGAAAACTAACATCTTTGTCTTTTTGATAATGACATCCTAATTTTCTCAAGaaaaagaatcagaattattTTGAGTAAGGAAATCAAAATAATATGCAAATCTGTTCTTCGGTGTAAAAAGACATAAATAACTCAGTATTTTGGAATATCAAACATTAGTATGAAATTCATCAGCATTATTATTTTACCTGATGACACTAATTGTCAATGATTATTTTACTCCTTAAGAAATTTGAGTGTTAAATCTTGAAGGATAATCCATTGGTAATTGAACAGCAGTAGGTAATAATAAGCAGTTTGAACTCAGGAAACTACATTTCGAATTAAGATATTTGATGCAAATGTTCATAGCAATATAACAGATCAAAACTGGAAacgttgaaagtacatttattttgaagAGAGGAACTCGTGAATAAAAGACAAATTTGCGAAATTAATTATATGAAGGCATTTTGCATTTTAAACAAACTTATTCTGAAATGGAACGGTCAGTCTGAAAACGATTTAACGTTTGTTGGGGAAAACAATTGCGGATTCATCCCGTTAGAGCTCCTCTGCTCTTTAATGGGCCAGTGTATATCTGACCTTTCTTATTCAAGACACACTCAGCACCTCAATGGAAACAAGTTAAGCACGTACGGCTGTGGTAAACATTTATCTTTTCCACCAGAGACTAGCCCTGTGCAAACGAGCTCTTCCCACACTGAGGGTTCCAGCCTCACATGCGGCGCACAGattggaaggagagagaggatgaAATCGGGTAACGAAGCAGCCCCGAATAAAACAGGAATCGCGGCCTATACAGACGAAGTGTAGAAATAAGAACATGTCCTAAAGAAATTGCGGAAATaatcagaatggaaaagaaatgaaGACAAAAATAAAGACGAAGCCAAAAGGTTTTACCGGATTACAATAAAGCTTGTACAATATCAAAGACAAGCAGTAGAACGGAAATGCCATTTGATAACTGAATAAGATACTGTACCAGAGGCTGGTAGGTTGAGCTGTCCGTTACTATCATTAAAGTTGATATCTTTGATACATTGGTGCATGCAGTAGATAAAAGGGCAAATACACTTCTCCGTCAAATCTATTaaataacataaaataataaTTGAAACAAGGCGACACTATTTTTAGACTACTTAATTTTATTGGCAGGAAACGGTTATATATCTTCATCATTGCATAACCAAATAAAGACTGAGATCTTACATAAATATTTATCCTGAATTAAAATGAAGCATTTTGACCTGTACGTTCAAATAAAcattttaagttcaaagttcaaaatagaattattatcaaagtacgaatATGTTACCACCCATTGACCtttatttcttgcaggcatttacaaggaaaatagaaattcaataaaattttACGGAAaactataaacaaagactgacaaacaccaatgtgcaaaggacatatggtgcaaaaaaaacctcGAGAACATGTGTAGTAAATAGTTCTGTAGATCGAATTTAGTATCGAAGTTAGTATTTTAGGGAAGTACTTTAACTTTGAGAATTCAgaaaccacttcaaggtttactTTACGGTGGGTTTGGAACTCATCTCAAAACGCGAAAGCTAGGGCGCATAATTCTCTACAAAGGTAAACAGATACAAACTCAAAAACATAAATTTCTTCTTGTTTTGAAATGGTTCGCAGCAATGAAACAACATAAATCCAGGATTGATGTTCGGTGTCCGATTTTTGTCATTTAGAGAAGACTTTTACCATTATTTTTATTTAAGAAAGTAATTTATGAATCGGATGTCACAAAGGTCAAATACAAGAACAAACTCCTGGAACAAATGGACAGGGCGTTTTCTAAATCCTCTTACCGTCAACTCTCTTATCAGGAACATATTCTGTATATTTTGATTTCAAACCACATCGTGATGCAAACATTACCATTAGTATTTGTTTACAAATTATATATTTTGatacatatatataatatatatattatggAAAGGCAATGATTATTACTTCCCACATTACACCAtgaaagcattttctgttttaacctATATCGTACGAGCTCATACTTGACATATTAATTCGGAGCAACATTACATAATGATTTATTCAGACTGTCAtttctttaatttaaaaaaaaacatgctagCGAATGTTTTGGGGGGACAGTAAAGTAACTTTGCAACGGGAACTTACCTACAGCATGACCTATAGTATTCCATTTTAAATAACAATAATTTGATACAATTTATACTTTATTGAACATTTCTAAGGTAGTATTTCTTTCATTTAACAGTCCACCAGAAACCGCCAGATGTCGGTCAGGCCGATACTAATTTGTGACCAACCTCCAGGTAGTGTTGCCAGGTCACGTCCGTCCACCAATGGCGCAAAGAGATTTTCCCCCTACCGCCCTCTGACGTCATTGTCACGGGCGCGTCCACGGTGATTGACAGACAGAGCGTGTAAAATCCATTTCCCATGCTGTGCTTTGAAATGCAGATCCGAACCACCTCTCCCGAGAAAAAGGGACGCACATATACTCTAAAGTTCTTCGGCAACTTCGAAGGTGAAATCAGTTTTTAAGCAGCATTTACAAGCGAACCCCGAGTAATCTGTACGGCAAGGgattttatttctgtttgtaaGCGTTTCACATTCAGGCAGTAGAATTGAGGATCGCTCTTGTATCTACCATCATGGGTAAGTAAGTTTCATTCTGTACATTTTAAATCGCTATCAGCAAAGACACAATTGATCATGATCAAGCACTAATTCATTTTTCAACCACTTATCAATTGCAAATACATGCAATAAATCAAATAATGCTTGATTGCCTAAGTTAGCAAGTAGACGGAACTTCTAGTGGTATACCGAAAATTGTTCTCCATACGAATATGTGACGATGACCTTATAAGCGATTTCTACAGCGTTCAGCTTTTAGAGCGTTAATGAACTCCTGTATGGAGCTGTGCTGAAGAAAGAGGAAGAGCAAAATGCTCCACGTAACAAACGCAGTAAACCGAAAGAGTACAATTAATAATACTCTCGGGAATGTCCGTTCCTCTTCATGaaaatggcagataaatgcaATCCGATGGTAAATAAACCTCAGTGTCCAGGGTGCTTTCAATTCCTTTTAATTAATATAACATATTTTCTACTTGTTGAAAGAGAATAAAATTGCAATTCAAAAATGCCATGTTAAATTTGGTTCTGCAGTGCTGTGTGTAAAGCAACAGAAAGCTTCGGAGAGTAAAGGAAATAGTCTTACTTCAGGTTAACTCAGAAGTAAACCTCGTGCCAATTTCAAGTCGTTCGCATAAAAATTCCTGGCGACTAAGCGTTTTCTTACGAGTTCATACGGTGATCACAACTTGATCAACTGTGTCTGGTCCTCTGTTAGAGAGTGTCAGGAACTGTAATATTGGTCGAGCTTGAAGCGTATGCGAACATCACAACAGGCCCAGGCGACGGATACGCTCCATAATCGTAACAAACTGGAGCTTGTCAGATGTTGGTTCAGAGAACACAAATATCCGCTGCCTGGTTAGGTGCTGTGTTGTAAAGTGAAACTGCagttgtctttttttttccctgaatATATCCTCTTGTTCTATTCCATATCTAGAGCCAGCGTTTGGAGAGGTAAACCAGTTGGGAGGTGTATTTGTCAACGGCAGACCACTGCCTAATGCCATTAGACTGCGGATAGTTGAACTGGCCCAGCTGGGAATCCGACCTTGTGATATCAGTAGACAGTTAAGAGTTTCACATGGCTGTGTCAGTAAAATCCTAGCTCGGTACAACGAGACTGGTTCCATATTGCCCGGTGCGATCGGTGGGAGCAAGCCCAGAGTGACAACCCCCACGGTGGTCAAACACATTCGAGCATACAAGCAGAGAGACCCAGGGATTTTTGCGTGGGAGATCCGCGACAGACTCTTGGCAGATGGTGTCTGCGACAAGTACAACGTTCCCTCCGTCAGCTCCATCAGCAGAATCCTTCGGAACAAGATCGGGAACTTGTCCCAGCAGAATCAGTACGAGTCAAGCAAGACTCCGGTGCATCCGCCTCCACAGTCGGCTCTTCAGTATAATGCAATTTATTCCTATTCTAGTCCCATCACAACGGCTGCAGCTAAAATACCGTCGTCGCCCGGTGTGCCCGCCATTCCAGCGCACATGGGAATTCACAGGACCTGGCCTTCATCGCACTCCGTCTCCGATATCCTGGGCATCAGAACATTAATTGAGCAGCAAGGTAAGCAGCAGAACTCCACTCTAAGGGCGCAAAGGAAAGGAAAGGCCGCGCTGAAGCAGCTAACACTACACGTCTTTTGTCTGAAGTTCAGCACTCACAAAATCGGCTTATCAATAAATAATATTCTCCATTTGCTAAAAGAAATCGAGCTGTTCCAGTCGTTAACCCCACTCTTTCCTGTAAACCTAAATTGGCCACACGTTCCTCTACATAATATCATTTTGCAGAAATCAGTAAAAATTAAAAGCTGCGTTTTTCATTCTCATCAGTGACCACTGCACTGGAGCACAGCAAAACTAAAGCTTCACTCTAACCGCTTTCATGCTTTGTTAAGCGAAACAATTTCAAAACGTTTACCGAGTTAAATTTTAACTTTTCATTAGATGGGGGCTGAACACTTCTTTCTCGTTAATTACTTAAATGTTGCTCACTCCTTTCTGACAAAATCAGTTTTCCCACTCAACAATACAAAATAAGGCCACGTCGCTTCTTATATAATTATCTCCTCTCCCACTGATCTCCTGATTAGAATGGTCTGCTACTTATGCCCCGTAGGTTTTGTGGGAGAACATCGATTATAATTATTTTTTTCGCGATAATTCACGTTGGTAGAACTTCTCTCAATATCGAGATTAATTACAAAATTGATGTGTAGATTAATTGCTGAATATAGTATATTATTCCGTTGGTTCTCAAACAAAACATACTATATTTGGAAATTAAGGTATAAAGCATTTTGAGGCCCAGTTTGCTGGAAGCCGTTTGACGCTCCTAAATCTCAATATAAATATTTTCTTTGCGCACACAATGAAAGCCAATGAACCCCATTGTTGGAAATTGCACCCATTGTTATGCCAGTTTCCGGAAATGCCCGGAATGCATTCAAACATATTTTACTGTGCATAATTTACAGGACTTTTAAATAATTCACGTATTTAATAAAAACAACGTGGAAGAATAACTGATTAACATCAGTTGCTAAcgccagtttttttaaaaaaacatcacGACAAAATATCTTGTCCTGGGTCAGAAAGGAAACACACAATTAAACCACCAATTGCATTTCCTACATAATAATGCACCGCTTCGGGCTACAAAGCAATATATGAGCAGAAAGTGCATAAATGAATTCTGTAGATATGATGTGGGAAAGTCAAATGAAGTTTAAGTAGGAGGATTAGTAGCTCATTTCCAGTACAAACAATCATGAACATAAAGGTTAGGATTTAGTACTGACCAGATCAACTTACACTAACTAGAGCCATCCTAGAAACATTAATCGAAACAGTATTGTAATATGCATTTTAATAATTAGTTTAATAAATTAAAATCAACGAAAACGCTGCTTACGCGTTTAAAAGATGTTGACGCTTCAAACTGTACTATTGGTAAGTATCAAACATCAGAAATAGTTTTGAAATTGTGATAGCAAGGCACTTTGTGGAAAAGTTGATGTGCAAGTGTTGGCTTGCTCACTCACTAATGCATGACGTACCCGATTGAAATGCAGACGGCTGAGATGCGTAAACCGGACTTGATCGGGTTAGCAGAAATGAGTAAATGAGTAATTCCGTTGAATTGTTCTCCAAGAAAGTTTATCTGGCTGTCTGGACCAaattgcacaaaatgctggagtca containing:
- the pax9 gene encoding paired box protein Pax-9, with amino-acid sequence MEPAFGEVNQLGGVFVNGRPLPNAIRLRIVELAQLGIRPCDISRQLRVSHGCVSKILARYNETGSILPGAIGGSKPRVTTPTVVKHIRAYKQRDPGIFAWEIRDRLLADGVCDKYNVPSVSSISRILRNKIGNLSQQNQYESSKTPVHPPPQSALQYNAIYSYSSPITTAAAKIPSSPGVPAIPAHMGIHRTWPSSHSVSDILGIRTLIEQQGAIPISDSSSYPTKVEEWNSINRSHFHSSNQSAVNGLDKSPLEQEVKYTQGPNGLPAVSSFVSASTMAPYPPPTQVSPYMTYSAAASSYMATHGWQHAAGSTISTHSCDLPTPVPFKSIQAAREGSHSIAASAL